Proteins from a genomic interval of Amphiura filiformis chromosome 9, Afil_fr2py, whole genome shotgun sequence:
- the LOC140160280 gene encoding uncharacterized protein — translation MTSTSNTMNFFVVLSVVVLMLRDVSGTGECVDKFKYCNDMKISFNYDCNVEIKFAHGSFSLKEMCPVTCDHCNEQSFLNNIIHETVSCNPAADQFSYCDAMTEAVSCDQEVKFVDGYFLLQEKCPRTCNYCP, via the exons ATGACATCTACATCCAATACAATGAATTTCTTCGTGGTTCTAAGTGTGGTAGTTCTGATGTTGCGAGATGTTTCTG GGACTGGTGAATGTGTGGATAAATTTAAATACTGTAATGATATGAAGATTAGCTTCAACTACGATTGCAACGTCGAGATTAAATTCGCCCACGGCAGCTTTTCTTTGAAAGAGATGTGTCCTGTCACTTGTGATCATTGTAATGAGCAATCCTTCCTAAACAACATCATACATG AAACGGTCTCTTGCAATCCAGCTGCGGACCAATTCTCTTACTGTGACGCAATGACAGAAGCAGTCAGCTGTGATCAGGAAGTTAAGTTTGTGGATGGTTACTTTTTACTCCAGGAGAAATGCCCACGCACCTGCAATTATTGTCCATAG